The genomic segment GAAAATCCGAGGAGCGAGAAGCCTGGTGCGTTGACGGTGTGCTTCGCGGATGAGGCCGCACCCGCGTGTGTCTCCTTCCGGCTGCTCATGCATCCCGTAATGGCCGAACGGCAGGTCCGGGTTCTGCGCCATCCTCGTTCGGCGAGTTCGCTGGAAGCGGAATTGAGGGAAGCTCACGAGGAGAATGACCGGCTCCGCGCGGAACTCGCGAGGTTGAACGCCGGACATGACACGCCGCTCGGACTCGCGGGAATGTTGGTGTCTGGAGTGGTGGACGAGCGTGGAATGTCTTGTGTGCCCGGTGATCCCGTCCAACCGCTGGGCACGGTGCTGATCACGGCGGAGTTCTCCACCTGCCGAACTTCCACGAGGGCAATCGTACGGGTTCGGGTGCGGAACAACAGTGAGATGCCCTGGACAGCTCACGGGGCGAAGCTGGTGGGCCCGAAGGGTGAATCCTGGCGAGGTTCGGTGTGGCCCGAGGAACCCATTCTGCCGAGAACATTGGCTGATCTCTTCATCGAGGCGCGGGTCGAGGACGTGCGGACGGAGGGGCCGTTCGTCTTGAAGTTGTGGGAGGCGAACGGGTCACGCACCGTGCGGCTGGGCCGTGTGGTCTTCCCCGTGCTGGGCGCGGGGACTGCCTTTTGATGGACTGCTCGGGTGGCGCATCGATGTCAATCACTACTCGCGGTCCGGTGGTTGGACTCGCATAGCCACAGTTCATCGGTGCGGTGCTTGCAGATGAATCCGGGTCCGCAGGCGGCGGAATCCCCGGGCGTGCACTTCTTGCGACACCGGTACAGGTCACACACCGAGTCCTCGGGACAGAACGGACCTTCGGCCTGGGTGTCACAGGGTTGTCGGCATCCCATCCACACCTCGTCCGGAGACAGGGGGTAGTCGCCGACGGTGCAGACTTGTTCCCGCTCGCAAGGGGTCTGCTGACAGTTCTCCCCGTGTACCGTGGCGCAGACGGAAATGCGCGGGCCCACCGAAACGCACTGCTGTCCCTCGGGGCAGGTGCGCCCCTCGCACGTGGGCTGACACACAGCACCGGTGGGCAGGTCCTGACAAAAGAAGCCCTCCGGACAACTGGTGGGGTCGTCCGGCTGGCATGGGCGGCCGCACCGGTAATGGCAGCGCAGCCCTTGTTCACAGCCGTACTGCCGCTCGCGAGTGAAGCCCGCGCATACTTCTCCTTCCTTGCGATCTCCCACGAGGGAGCAGGCGTTGATGAGGTCCTTGCCGCTGTCGGATGTATAGGTCTGGCAGGTGAACCCCTCTGGACACTGCGAGTCCGTCATGCATCTGCTATCCACACAGTAGCTGTGATGGAGCACCATGCTGAAGAAGCAGCGCAGCCGCGGATCACAGTCCGCGTCTGTTTCGCAATCCCGGCCATAGGTGAGTGCGCTCTGCCGCTCGACCGGAGTCAGCATGGGAATGACATCCCGCTGCTGGGCGTGTGTTGGTTTCCATCCAGGGACAAGTGCGGCGGAGGCGAGCAGCCATAGCATGGGGAAGGGGAGGAGAACGCCGACGAGGACCGTGCCCAAGATGCGCCAGTTCATGGATTGTGTCGCCTCGGCTCAATCGCTGGGCTGACATTCCTGTGGGCAGCTGGCCGAAGTCGTGAGTCCATTCTTGTTGGAGCAAAGTCGCAGCCACTTTTCCCTGGGCATCTCGCAAGGGAACACCAGCCCCCTGCTCCTTCGCTCCGCTTCCATGTCCTTGCGCAAGGCCATGTCCATGGTACCGCCCTTGACCCAGGCATGTGGGCACCCTGTTCCCCAGGTGACAATGAGTACCAGCGTCAGCACTCGGTGAATCATGGACTCGTCCCCCCCAACGTGATGCCGCATTGTATCACCGTCCGAGCAGGGACGGGCAGCCCGGCTCACCGGAGCATGGGGAGCACGGACTTCCTCCGCGCCCGGGACAGGTGCTCCTCGCCGCTGTGCGCGAAGTAGCGCGCCAGTTGCGCCCAGCCCTCGGCTCCATGCTCCATCCCATACGCGAACTCCGCCGGCAGCAGCGCCTTCACCGTGACGAGCTTCACTTCTCCTTCCGGCAGCGCGAAGTGTCCGGGCAGCGTCCCCGACTCCACGCCCAACAGCACGCCCACCCGGCCCTCCTGGGTGACGAGCAACGTGGGCATCCGCTTGCCCGACACATCCAGGCAGAAGGGGCCCGCCCTCACCGCCTCGCGCACGGGCTCGCTCCGCGCCAGCTCATCACCCACCCGCTGCAGGAGCTGCATGGGCCAGTTCCTGTACACCTCCTTCATCTCCGAGTCCGTCTCCAGCAGGAGCTCCAGGCCGAATCCCACCGAGGGCGCCTCGCGCTCGGGAAAGGGATCCGACAGTCCGTCCGTCACCAGCAG from the Cystobacter ferrugineus genome contains:
- a CDS encoding DUF2381 family protein yields the protein MGASAPFQMCPPPEDVEGRCIELTAGALAEMHEVQLSPGLMTTFVFDSDVRPDGMTLEDSGRFEVAELGKHTLALMPTENPRSEKPGALTVCFADEAAPACVSFRLLMHPVMAERQVRVLRHPRSASSLEAELREAHEENDRLRAELARLNAGHDTPLGLAGMLVSGVVDERGMSCVPGDPVQPLGTVLITAEFSTCRTSTRAIVRVRVRNNSEMPWTAHGAKLVGPKGESWRGSVWPEEPILPRTLADLFIEARVEDVRTEGPFVLKLWEANGSRTVRLGRVVFPVLGAGTAF